In the Engraulis encrasicolus isolate BLACKSEA-1 chromosome 9, IST_EnEncr_1.0, whole genome shotgun sequence genome, one interval contains:
- the LOC134455280 gene encoding aquaporin-6-like: protein MSHHAKTQWEVSRWSMSGHRLALINSVYFYILVATLKGSGPLEQDTCGEPIKLKMMFHTGAEMNPARSFTPAVFKRNFINHGLYWVGPMICGAMGAVMYDFMLFPSLCGLAERVATLKGSGPLEQEPIKLKTQALYCNPATKPGDAVASQNCYSSPLLPATQLFSSQQSSSPPPSNTALLCLTVYDSVCMYALV from the exons ATGTCGCACCATGCCAAGACCCAGTGGGAGGTGTCGCGGTGGTCCATGTCTGGACACAGGCTTGCTTTGATTAACAGCGTTTATTTCTACATATT ggtagccaccctgaaaggcagcggGCCTCTGGAGCAGGACACCTGTGGGGAGCCCATCAAGCTCAAGATG atgttccacactggagctgaaatgaaccctgccagatccttcacccctgctgtgttcaagaggaacttcataaaCCACGGt ttgtactgggtgggtcccatgatctgtggtgctatgggcgcagtcatgtatgacttcatgctcttccccagcctttgtggcctggccgagagggtagccaccctgaaaggcagcggGCCTCTGGAGCAGGAGCCCATCAAGctcaagacccaggccctataCTGTAACCCTGCCACCAAGCCAGGGGATGCAGTGGCCAGCCAGAATTGTTATAGTAGCCCCCTccttccagcaacccagctcttctcctcccaacaatccagctctcctcctcccagcaatacagctctcctctgtctcactgtctatgacagtgtgtgtatgtatgccttaGTCTGA